A region of Streptomyces halobius DNA encodes the following proteins:
- a CDS encoding 2-oxo acid dehydrogenase subunit E2 codes for MSDPRPARPATPRRGFPKERSHIYYFLQPARKVAPLFALAPVDMSRVIQAQRRYRERGQRGSTSAATVDTPVVRDGQIVIRPVMNLVLASDHSAIDGVLAARVLDKTCRILEVWSDS; via the coding sequence ATGAGCGATCCCCGACCGGCACGCCCTGCGACACCCCGGCGCGGCTTCCCCAAGGAACGCAGCCACATCTACTACTTCTTGCAGCCGGCCAGGAAAGTGGCGCCGCTGTTCGCCCTGGCCCCGGTCGACATGAGCCGGGTCATACAGGCCCAGCGGCGCTACCGCGAACGCGGCCAACGGGGCAGTACGAGCGCAGCGACCGTGGACACCCCCGTGGTCCGGGACGGGCAGATCGTCATCCGCCCCGTGATGAACCTCGTCCTCGCCTCCGACCACTCGGCCATCGACGGAGTCCTCGCGGCACGCGTCCTCGACAAGACCTGCCGCATCCTTGAAGTTTGGAGCGATTCGTGA